In Lachnospiraceae bacterium, the DNA window GGCCGCTACGATCTCAGGATCATTTAAAGCTCTCTGGCTCAGGTTTGCAACTACCGGGTCGCCAGGTATCATCTTTGTAAGGATGAACACCAGGGTGGCAACGCCGAACAGCATAACTGCCAGATAAACCACACGTTTTCCAATAAATTTCAACTCTCCCATTTGGATCTGGTACCTTTCTCTGCGTTATTTTACTTTACGTTTATTGCAGTCAGATCAATGGTATAGGAATCAAAGATATCTACGCCATCTAATCTGGTGCTGTGGGCAATATGAGCAGGAGCCTGTGCGATCACGATGAACGGACCATCCTCATACATTGCATCCTGGATATTTTCCAGAACCTGGGTGCGGGCATCATTGTCAGTTGCTTCCATTGCTTCCTGGGACATTGCAGCCAGTTCCGGGTTCATTTCAGCAGTCCATCCGCCTCTTAGTCCTACAGTACCGCCTGGAAGGAATTCCAGCTGTACGTTAGGATCGCTGTAATCTACGCCCCAGTACATAACAGTAAAGCCAAGAGTTCCGTTTCTGTAAGCATCGCCGTAGCCTGCTGCCCATGCTTCTGTTGTGATATTTACATTAATGCCGATCTGGGATAAGTCATCTTTTACCTTCTGGGCCAGGTCAGTTAAAAGGATGCCTTCCATATCCAGGTCAGAAACAGTCATATCTACGTCAAAGCCGTCCGGATAACCGGCGTCAGCTAACAGCTGCTTTGCTTCTTCGATGTTAGTGTAGTCATCTGGGCGTGTTCCCTTGCTTCCCATAAATCCGTCCTGAATGATAGAATATGGAGTTAAGGTGCCGTCACCGCAGATCATGCGGATTCCGGAGTAATCTAAAGCCTTGCGGATGGCTTTCTGCACATCTGGATTGGAAACAGGTCCGCCGTATTCTTCATTCATGTTCATCATAACGAAACCGATCATCTTTGTGGTTCCGTTTACAATCTCAACATTTTCAGCAGATCCCAGTTCCTCTAAAGTATCGTCAGTCAGGTTTAATGCAACATCAATATCTCCGGCAGATAAAGTCATCATCTGGGTATTTGCATCTGGCTGGATCTTTAAAATGTACTTGTCTACATTAGTAGAAGTACCCCAGTAATTCGGGTTCTTTTCCAGAACAACTTCCTCATCGGGAGTGTAGCTGGTCAGGATGTACATGCCGCTTCCTGCACTTGCATTATCAAGGAAGCTCTGTGCAGTATCAGTGGAAGAAGCATCTTCTGCATCAGTACCGCCATTTTCCTTTACAACAGCGCTGTCAAGGATAGCCAGAGAACTGTAAGTCAGCTTGGAGAGAATGGCACTGTCAGGCTGGTTTAAGTGGAAGATCACAGTAGCATCATCTGGAGTTTCAATGCTTTCAATGGTATCGCAGATGAAAGAAGGATTTCCCTTTAAGTTCTTGGTACGGTTGATGCTGAATGCAACATCAGCAGATGTGATCTTATTGCCACTTGCAAAGGTCAGGCCGTCTTTTAACTTGACAGTCAATGTTAAGCCGTCTTCAGAAAACTCGTAAGTATCTGCCAGACAAGGCTGTGGTGTGCCATTGTTTTCGTAGAACTTAAACAGGTTTTCATAGCAGGCATTTACGATCAGCTGTGGGTACTTTTCGTAAACATAACCAGGATCCAGAGTGGAGAAGCCGGAACCCATGGCAACGATAACAGTGTTGTCGCCGGTGGAACTGCTTTCTGCCTGGGTGCTGCCAGATGAACCTGCTGCAGAAGTGTCTGTGGATGCCTGTCCGCCGCCACATGCCGTGCAGCCTGCTGCAACTGCCATGGAGAGGGCGAAGGCTAAGAGCTTTTTGTTTTTCATAATTAAATCCTCCTCTTGTTTAGATGTCCTCTCGGAGTCTTTCCTGCACTTGCTTTTGTGGCCGATTTTCCGCCAGTCGCACTCAAATTTCAGAGGCGGACGCAACGCCAACGCCTCAGAAATTTGGGCACAACTGACAAAAAATCTTCTCACAAAATCAAGCACAGAAAGATTCCGAGAGAACATTTAGTACTTATTGATACAGCTTTAAAAAGCTGTGATAAAGCAATATTTTATGTGCTGGTAAAATTCATTTACTGATATAAATGACATGCCACAAAATGACCTTTTTCAATCTCTTTTAACTGTGGGATCTCTTTGGAGCAGATATCACAGGCTTTCGGACAGCGGGTGTGGAACGGGCAGCCGGAAGGCGGGTTAGAAGGACTTGGAACTTCACCTGTTAAGTGGATGCGTTCTGTCCTGTCATCTGCATCAACCTGGGGAATAGCAGATAAAAGAGCCTCTGTATAAGGATGATAACGTTTCTCATATAGCTGGTCATAAGCGGCGATCTCCACCATTTTTCCCAGATACATAACACCTACACGGTCACTGACCTGGTAAACAACGTTTAAGTTGTGGGAGATGAAGAAATAGGTCAGTCCCAGACGTTCTTTTAATTCCTGGAGCAGGTTTAAGACCTGTGCCTGGACAGATACGTCAAGAGCAGAAACTGCTTCATCGCAGATAATAAGCTTTGGTTCTAAGGCCAGTGCTCTTGCAATACCGATACGCTGTTTCTGACCGCCGGAAAGCTCGTGTGGATAACGGCTTAAATGGTAGGTGTCAAGACCTACTAAGTGAAGCAGCTCCTCGATCCTTGCGTCTACGTCCATGGAACCTGTCATATGGTGGATCTGGAAAGGTTCCATAAGGATCTGGCGCACCGTACGTCTTGGATTTAAGCATGCGGAAGGATCCTGGAAAATGATCTGGGCTTTCTTACGCATCTGCTTTAAGGCTTTTCCCTTTAAACCGGAAATATCTTCCCCGTCCAGATAAACGTGGCCGTCAGTAGCGGGGATCAGGCGGATCAGGGTGCGTCCTAAGGTACTTTTTCCGCAGCCGGACTCACCAACTACGCCGAAGGTCTCCCCTGCGAAAATATCAAATGAAATATCGTCTACGGCACGTACTGTGCCGGATTTTTTGTCTTTTCCTTTAAAATATACTTTTACATGGTCTGCGTGGACCAGTACGTCTTTGTTCTTGCTTTCATCAGCCATTGGTCACTGCCTCCTGACTTCCATTATCTGCCTGTGCATAGAGCCAGCAGCGTACCTGGCGGTCTTCCCCAACAGAAAATACAGGTGGTTCTTCCTTACGGCAACGGTCACAGGCTTTTGGACATCTTGGCCAGAAACGGCAGCCTTTGATGCGTTCTACCGGGTTTGGAACCATGCCTTCAATGGTGGATAATGGTTTACGCTCTTTGGTGATCCTTGGGATAGCGCTTAAAAGTCCCTGTGTATAAGGATGAAGAGGTTCACGGAAAATGTCAGCTACAGGTGCTTTTTCTACGATGTGGCCGTTATACATAACGATAACGGTATCACAAAGTTCACTTACTACGCCCAGATCATGGGTGATAAATACAACGGAGGTATTCATTTTCTGGTTCAGATCACGGATCAGGTCTAAGATCTGTGCCTGGATAGTCACATCCAGAGCTGTTGTAGGCTCATCTGCGATCAGAATCTGCGGCTGACAGGCCAAAGCCATGGCGATCATCACACGCTGGCGCATACCGCCGGACATCTGGTGGGGATATTCATAAGCACGGGCCTGTGGATTGGCGATCCCAACAGCCTGCATCATTTTAATGGCCTCTTCCATGGCTTCTTTCTTTTTCATTCCTCTGTGAAGCTGTAAAGACTCTGCGATCTGCTTTCCACAGCGGATGATAGGGTTTAAAGAAGTCATAGGTTCCTGGAAGATCATGGAGATCTCATTTCCGCGGATCTTCTCCATTTCCCGTTCAGAAAGTTTTACAAGATCCTTTCCATTATATAAGATCTGTCCGCC includes these proteins:
- a CDS encoding ABC transporter ATP-binding protein; translated protein: MNHSEILLEIKDLCVEFKTMAGTVHAVDHLSYTLHRGEKLGIVGESGSGKSVSSLAMMQLIPNPPGKVTGGQILYNGKDLVKLSEREMEKIRGNEISMIFQEPMTSLNPIIRCGKQIAESLQLHRGMKKKEAMEEAIKMMQAVGIANPQARAYEYPHQMSGGMRQRVMIAMALACQPQILIADEPTTALDVTIQAQILDLIRDLNQKMNTSVVFITHDLGVVSELCDTVIVMYNGHIVEKAPVADIFREPLHPYTQGLLSAIPRITKERKPLSTIEGMVPNPVERIKGCRFWPRCPKACDRCRKEEPPVFSVGEDRQVRCWLYAQADNGSQEAVTNG
- a CDS encoding ATP-binding cassette domain-containing protein, which gives rise to MADESKNKDVLVHADHVKVYFKGKDKKSGTVRAVDDISFDIFAGETFGVVGESGCGKSTLGRTLIRLIPATDGHVYLDGEDISGLKGKALKQMRKKAQIIFQDPSACLNPRRTVRQILMEPFQIHHMTGSMDVDARIEELLHLVGLDTYHLSRYPHELSGGQKQRIGIARALALEPKLIICDEAVSALDVSVQAQVLNLLQELKERLGLTYFFISHNLNVVYQVSDRVGVMYLGKMVEIAAYDQLYEKRYHPYTEALLSAIPQVDADDRTERIHLTGEVPSPSNPPSGCPFHTRCPKACDICSKEIPQLKEIEKGHFVACHLYQ
- a CDS encoding ABC transporter substrate-binding protein produces the protein MKNKKLLAFALSMAVAAGCTACGGGQASTDTSAAGSSGSTQAESSSTGDNTVIVAMGSGFSTLDPGYVYEKYPQLIVNACYENLFKFYENNGTPQPCLADTYEFSEDGLTLTVKLKDGLTFASGNKITSADVAFSINRTKNLKGNPSFICDTIESIETPDDATVIFHLNQPDSAILSKLTYSSLAILDSAVVKENGGTDAEDASSTDTAQSFLDNASAGSGMYILTSYTPDEEVVLEKNPNYWGTSTNVDKYILKIQPDANTQMMTLSAGDIDVALNLTDDTLEELGSAENVEIVNGTTKMIGFVMMNMNEEYGGPVSNPDVQKAIRKALDYSGIRMICGDGTLTPYSIIQDGFMGSKGTRPDDYTNIEEAKQLLADAGYPDGFDVDMTVSDLDMEGILLTDLAQKVKDDLSQIGINVNITTEAWAAGYGDAYRNGTLGFTVMYWGVDYSDPNVQLEFLPGGTVGLRGGWTAEMNPELAAMSQEAMEATDNDARTQVLENIQDAMYEDGPFIVIAQAPAHIAHSTRLDGVDIFDSYTIDLTAINVK